GCTGGTGGTCGTTTTATGGGCCGCTGATAGCTGCGTTGTTCGCCGCCGCCGCGTTCCCTGCCTGCGTCAGCAGGAGGAGGACGGTGAACAGGACGCCGGCCATTCGTGGGTGCTCTGCGAGGTACTTCGCCATTGTACTGTCTGACATGGTACGACCTGACTGTCGGGAGATGGGAAATTAAATATTTTTGATTGTAACCTACATATATTTACTAATATTAAGTCGCTAATAACTGCGATTTCGGTGCCCGCTCACCATTCCGGCCCGAGAGCCGGTCCAGCGACCGATTCGCCTCCGGTGGCTGTCACGACGACAGTTGGCCTCGTGTCCCCGCTCGGCCTCGTAGCGGCCCCGGTCCGGCGCGACCTACCAGTATCGTTTTGTGACTCCCTACACAACTGGAGTCCAGACTATTCGACAGATGGCTCTCTCCAGCACTTACATCGCGGGCGAACCGGCGGCATCTTCGCGACGGTCTCGCGGGTCGGGCGGGACCGTCGGCGCGCCGCGGCCGTCGCGCGAGCGAGGGGTGGCA
The DNA window shown above is from Haloarcula halobia and carries:
- a CDS encoding DUF7503 family protein; this encodes MSDSTMAKYLAEHPRMAGVLFTVLLLLTQAGNAAAANNAAISGP